Part of the Maridesulfovibrio sp. genome, GCTCAAGACTGAAATAGTCGTCGTTCATACGCCACTCGTAACAACCATCGGTAAACAGAAACAACCGCAAGGATGAACTAAAACGACACTCCGAAAGAACACAGTTAACAGGAAAGAAACCTAAGGGCGGCACCTCGGCCACCAATGGATCACTCATTTTTCCATCCAGCATTACCAGCGCAGGACAATGTCCGGCACTCATATATTTCATCACACCGTTATTGAAATCTATATCGGCAGCAAACAAGGTAACGAAATAACTGTCCTTACCGATGAGATCAAGAAGATGTTCATTGATTTGATTCAGGCTCTCTGCAAGATCATTATGGTTTGCTCCATCAGCCTTAAAAAGGGTGCGCACGATAGCCATAATGAAGGCAGCCTGAGGACCATGCCCGGAAACATCAGCCATTATAACCCGCACGACTCCGTCCTTCAGCCCGAACACATCATAATAATCACCGCTTGCACGACCAGACGGACGATACATGCTCTTAATATCAAGACCCTGAATTACCGGAATAACCGTCGGCAACAGTTTATCCTGCAATCTGGCGACAAGCTTAACTTCATCATCAATGATATCGTAGGCTCGCTGTAAGCTGGTATTAGCTGCCTGAAGCTGACGTGTCAGCATCACCTGCCTTATGGCGACCCCAACTCTGGCCTTAAGTTCCACCACATGGAAAGGCTTTGTCAGATAATCGTTAGCTCCGCTGTTAAGCGCACGGGCTTTAATTTCCTGTTCATCCTGTCCGGTAAGAACAATAATTATCACTTCCTGATCGTCGATCACGTTGCGAATTTTCTCAATGACATCAAAACCGTCCATGCCCGGCATAAGCAAATCAAGCAGGATCACACTAGGCCGGACCTTCATGTATTGAGCAATACATTCAAGCCCGTCGGATGCGGTTTCAACATCATAGTCGCCTTCAAGCACCCGGGTCAAAAAATTCCTCATGGTTGCAGAATCATCTACTACCAATATTTTAGGAATATCTTCGGCCACCTTTACATCAAGGGAACTATCGCTCACCTTAGAACCTCCGCTAACTTAACAATCCTAGGACATACCCAACAGCACAGCCAAGGCTTCACTTCTATTGTATATTTCAATTTCAAATTGAAGTTAGCACAACTCGAACTGATTATGTAGTATAAACAAGCTCATAATTAAGAATCGCGAGATTCACTGTTTCCGGCAGAAACTTCAGGAAAGAGTCCCCAACAAATATCAGCAGTATTGGATGAACTTACACCTAACATCTTCGTTAAGTACGCCAATCCGCAAACATTAATAGACCTTCCTTCCGCAGCATGGCATTCAATAGATTCACTTATAAACTCCAATGCTGCAGAAACGTTATTAATTTCCATAATAACATCTTCAAATTGTTTATTCATTGATATTTCCTACCTTTTAATTATTTCAATACAGAAAAACAAACGTAGAAATATATACAAAAGACTATTCTGTCCACATAATTATGAATTTTTATCAATAGATTCACCTATTTGCAATGCTAATTCTATTTTAATATTTTTAAAAGTTTTATTTACTGCAAAGTACAAACAGACAAAATCAGCAAAACTACATACAGGCGCAAACATAAGCACATAAAATTATCAATTAAACACATTCACCAGACACATAACATAAACAAACCACGATCATATAACAATAAAACATCTATTTTTCAAACAAGGCAATCCTTACACTATACATATAGCAAAAGAGTTCCATGTATAGCTCAACACAAAAAACTAAGACAAAAGAGCAAGCAATGTTATTTAAATTTTCAAATTTTAAAATATCGGAAAATAAAAAGCCGAGGCACATACATATTATGCCTCGGCTTTCTATAAAATATATTCAGCAGAAAAAATACGAATCCTAATGACTTTTCTTCAACTCATAATTTTAAATAGATACGGTCTCAAAGTATAACTTTGAAAGATCAAACATCAAAGCTTTTCCTGAGAGAGAAGAGTCTTGACCGCTAAGTATCTTCAAAATTTCACCACATTGAATACCTATAGCAGTAGTAATTGCCGGAACAGGAGTTCCCAATTCTTCCTCAAGGCCATTACTAGAGCCAAAAAAGTCCGCAGGAGAATTATCTCCCGGAAATACTGTAGACACTATACCGGCCCAGCCTGCTACAGAGGCTGTCACCATCGGGATTCCCAACCTTGTGGCCGCACTTTTCAGCTTTCCCCTGTACTCAAGACCTCCCAGACAATCTGCAACCAGATCAGCTCCTCTGATGAATGATTCAAAATCATCATCAAGAAACTCTGGACGGACCTCTAAAAAGACAGCAGGGTTAACTTCCCTTATCATCTCAAAAGCTGCTTCACTCTTCTTGCTGTATAGAGAATTCTCAACGGCAAACCTTTGCCTGTTAAGATTGGAAGGTTCAAAGCTATCCCCATCACAAGCCGTAATATGCCCTACTCCGGCACGAGCCAATGACTCAAGCAAATGACCACCAAGACCGCCTATACCGACCATGGCCACCTTTGAAAAAAACAACTTCCGCTGCTCAGCAGCGGAAAAAGTACTAAGATTACGTGCGTACCGTTCAGGAACAGCCCCATGATTATAAACAGCCTTTTCAACGCAATTCATATCCAACCCCAGATCCCGGGAGATTTTCCTAAGAAGTACATGCGGAGCAATAAGAACCTTTTCACCGGAGGCAAAACACTTTTCCATGAAATGCCCTTCAAGCATTTCTGACACTTTGATATCTATCTTCATAATTCCCCCTGTAACATTCTTTGATAAACTTCATACCCGGACAAGTCAAAATCAACTGAATAGTCATCAGCGACAGATGACACTTTGTTAAAGCTTTGATAGTGCTTTGCACATGGAAGAAATAATAAACAATCTCTCCTGTATTGCACGTGAAGCCGGGGCTGCCATTATGAATGTCCGCAGCAAAGGTTTCGACGTAAAAAACAAGGAAGATAAATCTCCGGTTACTGCGGCTGATCTCGCCTCCAATGAGGTCATTTCAAAACGTTTGACAGCCCTGTATCCTGATATTCCCATACTATCCGAAGAGGGAGTCAAAATACCTTTTGAAGAGAGAAGAAATTGGGATCAATTTTTCCTCATAGATCCTTTGGACGGAACCAAAGAATTTATCAAGGACAATGGTGAATTCTGTGTCTGCATCGCCTTGATGCGCAACAACCGTCCGATCCTCGGAGTTGTTTACGCACCGACACAAGACGCGCTCTACACCGGAAGCACCGAGACAGGAGCGCAAGTCAGCAGAAATGGCGAGCCTCCCGTAGCTATCAGCACGCATCCTCCTGCTGAAAACGAAGGACTCATCGTGGTTGGAAGCAGGTCACATCCTGCGCCGGAACTTGAGGAATATCTGGAAACGCTCAACGTGAAAAGAATGACTCCGGCAGGCAGTGCAATCAAATTCTGCCTAGTAGCAGAAGGCAAAGCACATCTTTACCCCCGCTTCAATCCTACGATGGAATGGGATACAGCTGCCGGACAAGCGATCGTCGAATCTGCGGGCGGTTCTATGTTCGGATTAGATGGAAAGGAATTTCCCTACAACAAAGAAAACTTGAGAAACGCAGGCTTTATTGTCAAAGCCTGATCAAGGAAGAAACATGAAATATATAGTACTGACCGGACTGCTTCTGTTAGGAGGCTGCACATCATGGCATAATCCAAGTCTGGACCTTTCTGTAAACAGAAGTGAACGCTTTGCCGCAGACCGCGCCGAATGCCTAGAAAGATCACAAAAAGCGACCAACTCCGCCCCGGACAATGACCTTCCCCAAAGGACTTACACACAGGATCAGGATTTTTACGCCAAGGAAGTCAAAGCCTTCCAGCGCTGTATGAATGCGAAAGGCTGGATCAAAAAATAAAAAAAGGGGATGTTAAACATCCCCTTTTCGTTAATCACGCAACTTGAAATAGTCTTCTTTTGCTCCCCGGAAGGAAACCTTTCCATCATCAATTTCGAGAACATGGGAAATTGACGGGATCAATTCTTCTCGATGGTGAGTCACGTAAACCATTGCTACTCCGGCCTTAGCGAGCAATTCCAATAATTGGTAGATCTCAAGGCGGGATTCTTCATCCACTCCGGCCAGCGGTTCATCAAGCAGTAGAACATCCGGACCTGAAATCAGTGCACGGGCAATAAATGCCTTACGCAGTTGCCCGTAAGAAACCTGTTCCATAGGTCGATTCGCCAAATCCTCAATACCGAAGAAACGCAACCACTCCCAAGTCTTCTCACGCATCTCATCAGAAATTTCATCCAGAATTCCAGCTGATGCAAAGAACCCGGAAAGAACCACATCAAAAATAGGAATAGGCTTACCCACAGCCTCACCGAATGAGGCCTGCATGGAAGCGGAAACCATACCCATGCGTCCACGCACAGAACGCAAACTATCTCCCCTTTCTGGCAGACGTATCATTTCATCTTCAGCGGCATAAGCTGCGGCATCACCGTAAAGCAAACGCAAGAGAGTGGACTTCCCGGCACCGTTACGCCCCAGAACGGCCCAGCTTTGACCGCCGCACATTTCCCAATCAATATTGTGCAGCACAGTCTTCCCTAGAAAAACCACACTTGAATCGGAAAGCTTAAACAAAATCCGACCCGGTTCAATACTGTTTACTTCCGGAGGGGTCCGCTTCAATTCCTGAGGAGCTGCACAGGAAACCTCACGCCCAAGTTCGTCCCTACAACGATCAATTTTTCCTTCACGGATATACAAAGTTTTATTAACGCAGGAAGGCAGTTCCTCCTTGCGATGAGCGGAACAAACAATAGTTGTTCCGTTGGCAGCAGCAATATCAATTGCCCGGATCAACTGCTCACGGGACTGCTGGTCTATCCCCTCAAGGAATTCATCCAGAATAAGGATTTCCGGTTCAGCCATAAGGGCGCGCGCAATGAGAATCTTACGTCCTTCACCTCGGGACATTTTAACCATGCTGCGCTTTGCGAGGTCCAGCATTCCAAGCGATTCCATAAAATCACGGACCCGCACATACTCCTCATCGTCTGCAAGACGATATAGAAATGGAGTATTGTCCTTTCCAGCCAGAACAACTTCTTCACCGGTTACGTCCCAGGCCAGCTTCTCAAAAATATCCTGATGCTCAGGTGAAATCATGCGGTAACGCTCAAGCGGCTCAAGTGGGCTGTGAACGCTCTCGCCCTCAATGCAGAATTCCCGGCTGGTATCATCATCAGGCCAGACTTCTCCGGCTAAAATCATCATCAGGGTAGTCTTACCTGCGCCGTTAGGCCCCAGTACAGCCCAATGTTCACCGGAATGGATATCCCAATTGATACCCTGCAACACCGGACCACGATCCAATGTAAGTGAAAGATCCTTCATGGAAACCAATTTACCGCTCATGCCAACCCCGCTTCGCCTTATACTTAAGCTTTTAAAATATAAACTAATATTTATGATCAGGGCTAAACTTCTACTACTTAAAAAAAGCGAGCGCAAGTTGTCCTCCTGATTACGGATGAAAAGAAAATACAGGTGGTTGATATATTTCCCAATTCTTTTTATATGTAAATAAAATCATTAATCAATCAGCCAGGGAATCACATGAAGAAACCTTCCGGCCGACACATTTTCCTACTAATCAGTGCAGCATTTCTCCTGCTATGCCCCCTGCTGTTACACGCAGCGGACTTCAAAATTCCAGCCTATCTCGGACGGGCCAACAATCCCTACATCCTGCCGGACGCAGACGGTCCGGGCTTCTTCCAGTGCACAGCTATCGGCCTTGTTACCGGAATGCTCAGTGCGGTAATCGGTGCAGGCGGAGGACTGCTGGTTGTTCCGGCACTGATGACCGCAGGAGTGAGCGGCATCTACGCTGTCGGTTCGGAAATATTGCGGCTTTTTATCTTCAGCACAATCCAAAGCCTGCGCATGAGCATCAACCGCCGTATCAAATACACACTGGCCTTGATCATGACTGTCGGCACACTGCTTGGAGGGCTTGCCGGCTACACATTATGCAAAAAGATATTCATTGCCGACCCGGCTGGAAATGATGTCTTTATCTCATCCATGATCGCCCTTTGGCTTATCGTATATTCATTCATTATTATTCCGGACTTCCGTGAAGCTGCACAAAAGTATGCGCTTGAACTCCTACGCAAAGAACAGGAAAAGAATCGGGAACAAGATGCAATAAATACCCAAGCTTCCCCTCCCGCAGCACAGCCGAAGAGTGAAGAAAAAAAGCCAGAAGGAGAAGCCAAAGAAGGAACGGAAGAACAAGCGCAACCTCAAAAGGAAAAAGTACCGGAGCCAGAACCGGCCCCCGAACCTGAACCGCAATTTGAAGATGAATTGTACCCGGATGAAGAGCCTTGGGAAATTGCCCGCAGCATGCGCAATATGAAGCTGCCCCCATACATCAAATTTCCCTCAACTCTAAAAGAGGCAGAAACAGACGACCTGGAACCGGCTGTAATGAGACGTGACGGGGAAGAACCAGATCTGGACAAAGCAGGAGAAGAAGACAAAACTGAAAGCATCCCGGTCCTACCAATCTTTTTTTTGACCGTAGTTGGCGGTTTTTTTATGGCCATGACCGGATCTGGCGGGGTAATCCTTACCTTTACCGTTATGACCAAAGGGTTTGCCTGCGTGGCGGCACTTGTTGCCGGAACCGATCTGGCGCGGCTGGCCCTTTCAACTGGCGGATTATCAATGTCGACCTATGGGTTGAACGGATTCATCAATATCTACTGCATAACTGGACTGGTTTTCGGAACAATAACCGGACTTCATATAGGCAGCAAGAGTCTTAAGAATATCCTGCCCTACCGGGTCAAAGGACTGGTTGCCCTGCTGGTAGTTTCGGTCATTATCAACCGCATACTGGCTATCCCCGCCCTGTTGCGCAAGGCAGGGGCATCCATCGATCCGGGACTGGTCTCAACCTTTAATTCAAGTGGATCATATATCCTGCTGATCGGAGCCGGAATTTTTGGAGGCTGGATGTTATTCGCCTTTCTGGGCGGGGTGTACAAAGCCTTGCAACCGGTGGAGGAATTGGAGGAAAAGAAATGACCTACTCCATTAAAACCCTCATCATTGCGGCCATGCTCTTCATTTCCAGCATACTTATAGTCGGTGCTATGCACCTGCCTTTGTTTAACGGTGCTGACGGATTTGAAGCCATGGAATCCACCTTCAATTCACTGCGCAAGGGAGTAAAGCCTCCTTTCGATAAAATCGAGGCTGAAAATAAGCAATTTTTAGGTAAAAATTTCAAGACCACACTCGTATTCCGGGACAATGATGAAGCCCGTATTGCAACAATGATGTTCCTGCGTAATAAGCTGACCGTTACTCCCAAAGGGCGCAGGGTCAACATTCAGGGCGACCTCGGATACACTCTCAAATTCTTCATGGATGACATTTACCTGCTCTACTTTAACAGGTTCGATGCCTTAGAACGTAGATATTCCATGCCTGCAATTCAGGCCATGTATTACCTTAACCGGATATTGCAAAAAATGTCTGGCGCCATGGCGACTCAAAAACAAGACAAGCCGGAAATGCTGATCAATAAAATCCGCCAAAAGCTGCTCATTCCAGCTTACAACCTGCGTGAAGCATTACCGGTCAGCCAGACATCAGGCTTTGCATATCTTGCATTAGGAACATTAGGAATACTTCTGTTTGCCGTCCTCTGGGATATGTCCAATTTCTTTTTTTTCGGCACTCTAGCTTCCGAAGATTTCATGAAAAGCGTGCGTATCAAACTAGGCCGTGAATTATCGGATGCCCAGAAGAAAGCACTTGCCGCCAAGAAAAAAAGAGCGGCCAAAGCAAAGGCCGCAAAAAAGAAAAAAGGGGATCAGGGCCAAAAGATTAAAAGCACGCGCACCAACAGAGAAGCACTGCAGAAGAAACCTGAACCGAAAGTCAAACAAGATTCCGCCGGCACTGCTGAAAATAAAGCTGTTAAAAAGGAAAAATCAGCCCCGGTACAAGCAGAAAAACCGCGCCCTCAAAAGGGAGCGGCCCCATCAGGTGAGCAACAGGCAAAGAAAGTACTCAAGAAGAAAACTGCTGAAGCCAAAGCAACAACAAAACAAAATCAGGCTGCGTCCGGCAAGGAAAAAGCGGCAAGACCGGCGGAGCAAAAGAAACGCCCGGTCACAAAAGACGCTAACGGCAAACCTGTAAAATCAAATACGCCCGGCAAAAAAGTAAAAGAGCCCACTTCACAAACCAATAGCAAAAAAGTAACTACTCAACAGGGGAGAAAAGAAGCTGCAGCAAAGCCCAAACCGGAACCGGGCAAAAAACAGGTAAAGAAGCCTGCCGTAAAACCGGTAGCAAGCAAACCGGAAGAAGCTAAGCGAGCGGCTAAAAAAGAGATAACACCAGATGAGCAGTAACAATCCGAAAGTCCCTGTCGCCTTTTTCCGTATCCTTGAATATGAATCCACATTTCTGGATACGGCAGTAGCCATGACCTTGGAGGAATGCGGGTTTAAAGTTAACCTCGGCACCAAGGTGCTGGTTAAGCCCAATCTGGTTTCCTCCAAGAATCCACTGGCCTGCACACATCCTAACGTGACTCTTTCCCTGTGCCGTTACCTCAAGGATTGCGGAGCACAGATCACAGTTGCTGACTCTCCGGGATACGGCAGTGCCGCGCAGGTCTCCAAGGCCATCGGCATGACTGACGGCTTGAAAAAGATGGGACTGAAACCTAAAAGTCTCGGTCGCCCTACCCCGCTCAAACTTTCCTTCGGTGAAACCATCGGCATATCACGTGATGCCCTTGAATCGGACATGATCATCAACGTCCCCAAACTGAAGGCCCATGGACAGTTCGTGGTCACCGGAGCAGTGAAGAACCTTTTCGGCACGGTGGTAGGTTTCCGCAAAGCCTACGCTCATACGCGTTTTGGGGAAACACCCGGACTGATGGAAAAGATGATCATTGAAGTGGCCCAATCCATGCCCTTGGCCTTCAATTTAATGGACGCCATTTATCCCATGCATGAAACAGGACCGATCAGCGGCAAGCCCTACTCCATGAGTTTGCTGGCAGGATCAACCAATCCCTTTGCCCTTGATACTGCCTTATACATGCTGCTGGGCTTGAGCCCCAAAAAGATACTCCTCTGGCGGGAAACCGCACAGCAGAAAATACGTGGCTATGACCCGGACCACATTAAATATGTAATCGAACCTCCTGACGACTTTGACACGACGGATTTCAAAGTTCCTGAGCAACTGAGTCCTATGGAATTTGAACCTGTCCGCTTTGTAAAAGGACGCATCAAATCCTTCTTAAGCAGATTCGGATAAACAATTTTCGCCTCCGGCGACTTAAACCCTTTTATTATGCTTCGCAGCTTCCACTGACAGCTTGTACAATTTTTTAGCAAAGTGATTTTCATACGATGACCGACAACAGAATTTCCCGAAGACTGCTCACTGTCACCGGACAGGTGCAAGGCGTTGGTTTCAGGCCCTTTGTTTACAAGACAGCTCTCAAGCATAACCTTTCAGGCACAGTCCTTAACAGCCCGGAAGGGGTGCTCATAGAATTGCAGGGAAGTGAAGATGCGCTCAATGGCTTTGACCAAAGCTTCAAAAACGACCTGCCAAGACTGGCCCATATAGTTTCGCTGGAGAAGAAAAATCTCGAAGTTGTCGAAGGAGAGGAACAATTCTGCATTCTGGCCTCAACAGCCGGGGAAGGCCATTGCGTTCTGATCAGCCCGGACGTGGCAACCTGCCCGGACTGTTTTGCGGACATGAATGATCCGCAGAACCGCCGTTACGAATACCCGTTCACCAACTGCACTAATTGCGGACCGCGCTACACAATTACCAAATCAATTCCCTACGACCGCCCGGTAACTTCAATGGCCTGCTTCGAACTCTGCGACGACTGCCGCACTGAGTATGAAAATCCATTAGACCGCCGCTTCCACGCCCAGCCCAATGCCTGCGCTGATTGCGGCCCGAAAGTATGGTTGACCGATAACGAGGGTAATGATCTTGCCGGACCGGAAACAGCTCTACGCGAACTGGCAAAGCTTCTGACAGAAGGAAAAGTTGCCGGAGTGAAGGGGCTCGGAGGTTTTCATCTTGTCTGTGACGCATCCAACCCTGATGCCGTACGCACCTTACGTGAACGCAAGAACAGACCGGACAAACCGCTGGCTGTAATGGTCCCTGACGTAGAAGAAGCACGTAAACTCGCCGACCTCACAGCCAACGACATTGAGCTTCTGGAAGGTTTGCAGCGCCCCATCGTTCTGGCACCCAAAGGCGATAATTATTCCCTTGCGCCTGAAATAGCACCGGACACAGGCTTCATCGGTTTAATGGTGCCCTATA contains:
- a CDS encoding fused response regulator/phosphatase; the encoded protein is MSDSSLDVKVAEDIPKILVVDDSATMRNFLTRVLEGDYDVETASDGLECIAQYMKVRPSVILLDLLMPGMDGFDVIEKIRNVIDDQEVIIIVLTGQDEQEIKARALNSGANDYLTKPFHVVELKARVGVAIRQVMLTRQLQAANTSLQRAYDIIDDEVKLVARLQDKLLPTVIPVIQGLDIKSMYRPSGRASGDYYDVFGLKDGVVRVIMADVSGHGPQAAFIMAIVRTLFKADGANHNDLAESLNQINEHLLDLIGKDSYFVTLFAADIDFNNGVMKYMSAGHCPALVMLDGKMSDPLVAEVPPLGFFPVNCVLSECRFSSSLRLFLFTDGCYEWRMNDDYFSLEPFVEIAEELMLNNSLHLDSIEDILEEKTGTRPVFDDDVTALSIDWSASAGS
- a CDS encoding ThiF family adenylyltransferase, whose protein sequence is MKIDIKVSEMLEGHFMEKCFASGEKVLIAPHVLLRKISRDLGLDMNCVEKAVYNHGAVPERYARNLSTFSAAEQRKLFFSKVAMVGIGGLGGHLLESLARAGVGHITACDGDSFEPSNLNRQRFAVENSLYSKKSEAAFEMIREVNPAVFLEVRPEFLDDDFESFIRGADLVADCLGGLEYRGKLKSAATRLGIPMVTASVAGWAGIVSTVFPGDNSPADFFGSSNGLEEELGTPVPAITTAIGIQCGEILKILSGQDSSLSGKALMFDLSKLYFETVSI
- the cysQ gene encoding 3'(2'),5'-bisphosphate nucleotidase CysQ; amino-acid sequence: MEEIINNLSCIAREAGAAIMNVRSKGFDVKNKEDKSPVTAADLASNEVISKRLTALYPDIPILSEEGVKIPFEERRNWDQFFLIDPLDGTKEFIKDNGEFCVCIALMRNNRPILGVVYAPTQDALYTGSTETGAQVSRNGEPPVAISTHPPAENEGLIVVGSRSHPAPELEEYLETLNVKRMTPAGSAIKFCLVAEGKAHLYPRFNPTMEWDTAAGQAIVESAGGSMFGLDGKEFPYNKENLRNAGFIVKA
- a CDS encoding ATP-binding cassette domain-containing protein, producing the protein MSGKLVSMKDLSLTLDRGPVLQGINWDIHSGEHWAVLGPNGAGKTTLMMILAGEVWPDDDTSREFCIEGESVHSPLEPLERYRMISPEHQDIFEKLAWDVTGEEVVLAGKDNTPFLYRLADDEEYVRVRDFMESLGMLDLAKRSMVKMSRGEGRKILIARALMAEPEILILDEFLEGIDQQSREQLIRAIDIAAANGTTIVCSAHRKEELPSCVNKTLYIREGKIDRCRDELGREVSCAAPQELKRTPPEVNSIEPGRILFKLSDSSVVFLGKTVLHNIDWEMCGGQSWAVLGRNGAGKSTLLRLLYGDAAAYAAEDEMIRLPERGDSLRSVRGRMGMVSASMQASFGEAVGKPIPIFDVVLSGFFASAGILDEISDEMREKTWEWLRFFGIEDLANRPMEQVSYGQLRKAFIARALISGPDVLLLDEPLAGVDEESRLEIYQLLELLAKAGVAMVYVTHHREELIPSISHVLEIDDGKVSFRGAKEDYFKLRD
- a CDS encoding TSUP family transporter, with protein sequence MKKPSGRHIFLLISAAFLLLCPLLLHAADFKIPAYLGRANNPYILPDADGPGFFQCTAIGLVTGMLSAVIGAGGGLLVVPALMTAGVSGIYAVGSEILRLFIFSTIQSLRMSINRRIKYTLALIMTVGTLLGGLAGYTLCKKIFIADPAGNDVFISSMIALWLIVYSFIIIPDFREAAQKYALELLRKEQEKNREQDAINTQASPPAAQPKSEEKKPEGEAKEGTEEQAQPQKEKVPEPEPAPEPEPQFEDELYPDEEPWEIARSMRNMKLPPYIKFPSTLKEAETDDLEPAVMRRDGEEPDLDKAGEEDKTESIPVLPIFFLTVVGGFFMAMTGSGGVILTFTVMTKGFACVAALVAGTDLARLALSTGGLSMSTYGLNGFINIYCITGLVFGTITGLHIGSKSLKNILPYRVKGLVALLVVSVIINRILAIPALLRKAGASIDPGLVSTFNSSGSYILLIGAGIFGGWMLFAFLGGVYKALQPVEELEEKK
- a CDS encoding DUF362 domain-containing protein produces the protein MSSNNPKVPVAFFRILEYESTFLDTAVAMTLEECGFKVNLGTKVLVKPNLVSSKNPLACTHPNVTLSLCRYLKDCGAQITVADSPGYGSAAQVSKAIGMTDGLKKMGLKPKSLGRPTPLKLSFGETIGISRDALESDMIINVPKLKAHGQFVVTGAVKNLFGTVVGFRKAYAHTRFGETPGLMEKMIIEVAQSMPLAFNLMDAIYPMHETGPISGKPYSMSLLAGSTNPFALDTALYMLLGLSPKKILLWRETAQQKIRGYDPDHIKYVIEPPDDFDTTDFKVPEQLSPMEFEPVRFVKGRIKSFLSRFG